In Oxyura jamaicensis isolate SHBP4307 breed ruddy duck unplaced genomic scaffold, BPBGC_Ojam_1.0 oxyUn_random_OJ60869, whole genome shotgun sequence, a genomic segment contains:
- the LOC118158901 gene encoding uncharacterized protein LOC118158901, with protein METVYSSRPDLKEEPLEDADRSWYTDGSSFVKQGQRKAGYAVTTTQQVIKSKPLPPGTSAQKAEIIALTQALELAAGRKINIWTDSKYAFGVVHAHGVIWKEQILKLLEAVKQPEKVAIMHCRGHQKGNADFEIGNRLADQEAKRVAGLTEVKASLIPDGKVQTIYINQKPNYTKEDLKLIEDLKGKMKPDGWVYLKDNRVVIPSNLIWLTVLTEHDKTHWGADTLHKSLSQTLVGQNLYTTIKQVTQQCSICLHNNPNTKNKIKFGIIGKGNYPGQQWQIDFSELPRKGGYRYLLVLTDTFSGWPEAFPC; from the exons ATGGAGACCGTGTATTCCAGTCGACCTGATCTTAAGGAAGAACCTTTAGAAGATGCTGACAGGTCTTGGTATActgatggaagcagctttgtgaaacaaggaCAACGTAAGGCAGGGTATGCCGTTACAACCACTCAACAGGTAATCAAGTCTAAACCATTACCTCCTGGGACGTCcgcccagaaagcagagataatcGCTCTTACGCAAGCACTGGaactagcagcaggaaggaaaataaatatttggacagATTCTAAATATGCATTCGGTGTGGTGCATGCTCATGGAGTGATTTGGAAAGAAC aaattttaaaattgttagaggcagtaaaacaaccagaaaaggtAGCTATCATGCATTGTCGGGGACACCAAAAGGGGAACGCCgattttgaaattggaaatcgATTGGCAGATCAAGAGGCTAAGCGGGTAGCTGGATTAACTGAAGTGAAGGCATCTTTGATACCAGACGGTAAAGTTCAAACTATATacataaaccaaaagccaaattatacaaaagaagacttaaaattaattgaagatttgaaaggtaaaatgaaaccagatggatgggtatatttaaaagataaccgAGTAGTAATACCCTCTAATTTGATATGGCTCACAGTTCTTACAGAACATGATAAAACACACTGGGGGGCTGACACATTGCATAAGAGCCTGAGTCAGACATTAGTGGGACAAAATTTATATACAACGATAAAACAAGTAACTCAACAATGTAGCATTTGTTTACACAACAACCCCAatactaagaataaaataaaatttggaataattgGTAAAGGAAATTATCCGGgacaacagtggcaaattgatttttcagaactccCTAGAAAAGGGGGGTATCGTTATTTATTGGTTCTGACTGACACATTTTCAGGATGGCCCGAAGCCTTTCCCTGTtga